Below is a genomic region from Tepidiforma bonchosmolovskayae.
CGCTGCGGCGAAGGCGCGGGGGAGGTCTTCGCGGGAGCGGACTTTGGTGATGCCGACGCTCGAGCCGCCGTTGGCCGGCTTAACAAAGCAGGGGTAGCCGATCGCGTCGTCGATGAGGGCCATAGACGTATTTTGGTGAAGTGTATACTCCCATGATCGGATGACGGAATAGCGGGCGACGGGAATTCCGGCTTCGCGGAAGATCGATTTCATGAGCGCCTTATCCATGCCGATGGCGGAGGCGGCGACGCCGGCGCCGGCATAGGGCATGCCGGCCATTTCGAGGAAGCCCTGGAGGGTGCCGTCTTCGCCGAAGGTGCCGTGGACGAGCGGGAAGGCGACGTCGCAGGAGGCGAGGGCGGCGAGGGCCTCCGCGGCGTTGAGGAGGGGCCGGCCGAGGCCGTGGAAGGCCCGGGCGCCGGATTCGAGGGCATGGCGCGTTTCGTCCGGGGTGAGCCAATCGCCGGAGCGGGAGATGCCGATGGGGACGGCCTCCCAGCGGGCGGGGTCGAGGGCGGCCATGACGCTGCGCGCCGAGACGATGCTGACTTCGTGCTCGCCGGAGCGGCCACCGAAGATGACGGCGACGCGTTTGCGGGTCATGTCCACGCCCCCACGAACTCGACTTCGGGTTCGAGGGTGATGCCGAAGGTCTCGAAGACGCGCCGGCGGGCCTCTTCGATGAGCCAGCGGAGGTCGGCGGCGGTTGCATTGCCCTCGTTGACGAAGAAATTGGCGTGCTTTTCGGAGATGGCGGCGTCTCCGCGGCGCATCCCCCGCATCCCGACCGCGTCGATCAGCTTCCAGGCCGGGGCCTCGGGCGGGTTTTTGAAGGTGGAGCCGGCGCTGCGGCCGCGGGGCTGGGCTGCCAGCCGCCTGGCGTCGTAGGCGGCGGCGCGGCGAAGGAGTTCGGCCGGGTCGCCGGGGGCGAGTTCGAGTTCGCATTCGAGCACGGCGCGGCCCCGGAGTTCGCCGCGAGTGAAGCGGCTGCCCCGGTAGACAAGGTGGAGGTCGGCGGCATCGACCCACTCGGCGCGGCCGCCGGGAAGCTGGACGCGGACGCGGCGGAGGACATCGGCGAGGCAGCCGCCGTAGGCGCCGGCGTTGTAGACGACCGCTCCGCCGAGCGTCCCGGGGATGCCGACGGCCCAGGGGAGGCCATCAAGGCCGCGGCGGCACATCCGGCGGGCAAAGGCGGCAAAGCTGGCCCCGCTTTCGATGCGGACGGTGGTGCCATCGAGGAACTCGGCGCGGGCGCGGTTATCGATGACGAGGCCGCGGATGCCGGCGTCGGCGACGAGGATGTTGCTGCCGGAGCCGAGGATGAAGACCGGCACATCGGCATCAGCGGCGGCAGCGGAGGCCGCGGCGAGGGCATCGGCCGAGCGGACGGTGAGGAAGAGGTCGGCCGGGCCGCCGACGCCGAAGGTGGTGTGGCGGGCGAGGGGCTCGGCTGTGCGGAGCTCCCCGAGCCGGGCGACCTCGGCGGCGAGCCGTTCGATGGCGCTCATTGGAGGGCCTCCAGCAGCCGCGGCCCGACTTCGTTGACGTCGCCGGCGCCGATGGTGAAGACGACATCGCCGGGCCGGGCGGTTTCAAGGGCGAGGCGGACGGCAGCATCGAAATCGGCGGCGTAGCGCGCGGGCGGCTCCGCGATGGCGGCGGCGAGGTCGGCGGCGGAACGCCCGGCCTCGGGGGACTCGCGGGCGGCGTAGGTTTCGACCACGACCAGCGCATCGAGCCCGGCGAAGCAGGTCAGCCACTCGTCCCAGAGGTAGGCGATGCGGCTGTAGGTGTGCGGCTGGTAGATGCCGATGAGGCGCCGGCCGGGGAAGGCGGCGCGCGCGGTGGCGATGAGTGCGCGCACTTCGGTGGGGTGGTGGGCGTAGTCGTCCATCACGGTGATGCCGCTGGCCTCGCCGACGGGTTCGAAGCGGCGGCGGGCGCCGCGGAACGCGGCCACGGCCTCGCGGACGGCGTCGAAGGGGACGCCGAGGTGGAGGGCGACGGCGGCGGCAGCGGTGGCGTTGCGGACGAAGTGGATGCCCGGGACGCGGACCTCGAACGTGCCGATGGGCCTGCCGCCGCGTTCGAGGGTAAAGCGCCCGCCGGCCGGGCCGAGTTCGATAGCGGCCGCGCGCCAGTAGCGGGTTCCTTCGGTGCCGTAGGTTTCGTGGCGGAGCGGTTCATCGCCCAGGACGTCGCTCACGAGGCGGGCGCCGGGGTCATCGGCACAGGCGAGGAGGAGGCCGCCCGGCCTGACCCGCCGGCCGAAGGCGAGGAAGGCTTCGACGTAGGCCTCGGGCGTACCGAAGTCGTCGAGATGGTCGGGCTCGACGGTGGTGACGACGGCGATGTCGGGCGTGTATTCGAGGAAGGCGCGCCGGTACTCGTCGGCTTCGACGACGGCGATGTCGCCGGCGCCCCACGCGGCGTGACCGCCGAGGTCGGGGCATTCGCCGCCAAGGAGGTACATGGGCTGGCGGCCGGCGCGGGCGAGGATAAAGGCGATGAGCGACGATGTCGTGGTTTTGCCGTGGGAGCCCGCGACGGCCACGAGCCGCTTGCCTTCGAGCAGCCGGGCGACCATCTCGGCGCGGAGGAAGACCGGGATGCCGCGGCGGTGCGCCTCGACCAGCTCCGGGTTGTCGGGTTTGGCGGCGGCCGTGGCGACGACCAGGGCGGTACCAGGAGGCAGGTTGCCGGCGGCGTGGCCTTCGAATACACGGGCGCCGCGACGCTCGAGGTCGTCCGTGAGGTGCGACCGGCGGAGGTCGCTGCCGGTGACCGGGATGCCGCGTTCGAGCAGCAGGATGGCGATGGCGGACATGTGGATGCCGCCGATGCCGACGAGGTGGACCGGGCCGCGGAGGCCGGGGGCGGTCACCGGGCAACCTCCATGACCAGGCGGGCGATATCGGCGGCGGCCGAGGGCCGGGCGAGGGCGCGGGCTGCGGCACGCATCGCCTCGAGGCGGGCCGGGTCGTCGAGGAGTTCGGCGATGCGGCCGCCGAGGGCGCCGAGGTCCGACTCTTCGAGGATGACGGCGGCGCCCTGGTCGGCAAGCCAGCGGGCGTTCTCGCGCTGGTGGGCGCCGGCGAAGGTGCCGGGCACGAGGATGGCCGGGAGGCCGGCCGCGGGGAGCTCGCCGAGGATTGATGCGCCGGCGCGGACGACCCCGAGGTCGGCGGCGAGCATGACGGCCGGGAGGTCGGGGCGGAAGGCCGCGGGCCGGTACCGGCCGGCGAGGTGGGGCGGGAGCGCGGCGCGGGCCCGCTCCGCCATTTCGAGGCCGGCCTGGCCGGTGACATGGATGAGGTGGGCGCGGTGCAGCACCGCCTCGAGCGCGGCGAGGACCGCGTCGTTCAGGACGCGAGAGCCCTGCGACGCGCCGGCGACGACCACGAGGGGCTCGGCGAGGGGGACGTCGACGGCGGAGCGAGCGGCAGCCCGGTCGAGGATGAAGAACTCGGGCCGGACCGGGTAGCCGGTCACGGCGGTCCTGCCGGCCGGCAGGTGGGACAGGGCGGCGGGCGTGGTGGTCGCGAGCCGGGTCGCAAAGCGGCGTTCCGCGCGGACCGCGAGGCCGGGCGCGACGTCGGGGAGGAACACCACCAGCGGCCGCCTGAGGAGCCAGGCGGCGAGGCTGACGGGGAAGCTCCCATAGCCGCCGGTGCTGAAGACGGCATCTGCGCGAAGCCGGCGGAGGCGCTGGAGCGCCGCCAGGGTCCCACGGGTGAGCGTTGCAAGGCTGCGGACGAGGCCGACGGGGGTTCGCCCGCGGATGGGCGCGGCGGGCACCTCATGGAATTCGAGGCCGGCCGCCTCGACGGTGGCGCGTTCGCCGCGATTGGCCGGGCCGAGGAAGACGAGGCGGGGCGGGGACTCCATGGCCCGGAGCGCGCCGGCCACCGCGATGGCGGGGTAGAGGTGGCCGCCGGTGCCACCGCCGGTGAGGACGATCGTCGTCACGGCTCCTGCTCCCTGCGGATGATGGCGCCGCGGGGCCGGCGATCGACGGGGTGCTGGTCGAGGTAGCCGCCGCGGTCGTTGCCGTAGCGGGAGATGCTGACGAGCACCCCCATGGCGAGAAGAAGGGCGGCGAGCGCGTTGCTCCCGTAGCTGACGAACGGGAGGGGAACGCCAGTGAGCGGGATGACGCGGAGGATGCCGCCGATGTTGAGGAAGGCCTGGACCGCGACCCAGGTGGTGATGCCGGTCGCGACGAGCTGGCCGAATTCGTCGCGGGCGCGGCGGGCCACCTGGTAGCCGCGGATCATCAGGAGGATGTAGAGGAGGAGGAGCGAGAGGCCGGCGAGGAGGCCGAGCTCCTCGCCGATGATGGCGAAGATGCCGTCGGTGTGGCTTTCGGGGAGGTAGAAGAACTTGGCACGGCTGGCGCCGAGCCCGAGGCCGGTGACGCCGCCGTTCCCGATGGCGATGAGCGCCTGGAGTGTCTGGAAGCCGATGCCGTCGGGGTCTTTTTCGGCGTGGAGGAAGGCGGTTATGCGCTCTGCCCGGTAGCCGGCGCCGAGGGCGAGCACGGTGATGGCAACGAGGCCGCTGCCGAAGAGCGAAAGCATCTGGAGGAAGGTCGCGCCAGCGACCCAGAACATGGTGACGGTGATGGCGAGGATGATGAGGGTGGTGCCGAGGTTCGGCTGGAGGAGGATGAGGGCGCTGACGGTGCCGATGATGAGGACAAACGGCACGAGACCGTGTTCGAAGCTCCGGAGGCTGCCTCCGCGGGAGGCGAGCCAGGCCGCAAGGTAGATGGTGACCGTCAGCTTGGCGAATTCGGCCGGCTGGAGGGTGAGTTCGCCGACGCCGATCCAGCGGCGCGCGCCGCCGCCCTCGACGCCCATGACGATAACGACGACGAGGAGGGCGATGGTCACGCCCATGAGCGGCACGGCGAGCGGCCGGAGGCGGCGATAATCGAGCCGGGCCATGACGAACATGCCGATGGCGCCGCCGAACGCCCAGATCCCCTGGCGGAGCACGAAGGAGTACGGGTCGCCGAAATCGACGAGGCTGCGGACGAACGACGCGCTGTAGACAGCGACGAGCCCGAAGGCCGTCAGCAGGGCGACGACGGCGACGAGGAGGTAGTCCGGGCGGCCGGGGTTCCATTCACCAGTGCGGGCAGCTATGGCGACACCTCCGGCGTGAAGCCCGGGAGCTGGCGGACCAGCTGGCGGAAGTGTTCGCCCCGGGCTTCGAAGTTGGAGTAGCGGTCGAAGCTGGTGCCGGCCGGCGAGAGGAGGATGACATCGCCCGGACGGGCGAGCCCGGCCGCCGCCTGGACGGCATCCTCGAGCGCGTCGACCAGGAGGGCCGTTTCCACCCGGCCGGCGAGGGCGGCGTGGAAGAGGGGCCCTGCCTCGCCGAAGCAGACGACGGCCCGGCAGCGCAGGGCGGCGGCCTCCTGGAGCACGTCGAGCGGGAGATGCTTGTCGCGCCCGCCGAGGAGGAGGACGACGGGCTCGTCGAAGGCGCGGAGGCCGGCAACGGTCCGCTCGGGGCTCGTGGCGATGGAGTCGTTAACCCAGGTTGCGCCGCCAGCGCGACCGACGACTTCGAGGCGATGGGGCACGCCGGCGAAGGTGCGGATGGCGCGGGCCATTGCGGTGACGGGCCAGCCGGCTTCGGCGGCTATTGCGCAGGCCATCACGGCGTTGGCGAGGTTGTGCCGGCCGCGGAGGCGGACCTCGGCGACCGGTACGACCGGCGTGACCCGCGAGCCACGCCTGAAAACGATTTCGCCGCCCTCGATGAAGGCGCCGTCGAGCTGGAGGGGCGCCTCGATCGAGGTAGCGACGAGCCGGCCGCGGACGGAGGCCATGAACGCGCGGGTGACGGCGTTGTCCTGGTTGAGCACGGCAATGTCGTCGCGGGACTGGTGGGCGATGTGGTTGCGCTTGAGGCCGACGTACTCGTCCCAGGAGAACTGGTCGAGGTGGTTGGGGGTGACGTTCGTGACAGCGGCGATGTGCGGCGAACGGTCGGTGTACTGGAGCTGCGTGTGGCTGATCTCGAGGATGACCGTGGTGGATGGCCGGATTTCGTCGAGGCGCGCGAGGAGCGGCTCGCCGATGTTGCCACCGAGGACGAACTCGATGCCGGCTTCGCGGGCCATGGCGCCGACGAGCGCCGTCGTGGTCGACTTACCGCTCGACCCGGTGATGCCGATGGTGCGCCCCGGGCAGAGCTGCAGGAAGAGGCGCATCTGCGAGGTGATGGGGATGCCGAGTTCGCGCGCCCGGGCGAGCGCCGGGTTGTAGCGGAGGATGGACTGGGAGACGGCGACGAGCCCAAAGCCTGCAGGGTCGAGGAGCGGCTGCCCGGTGACGACCCGTTCGACGCCCTCTGGCGGAGCAGCACCCGCGGCGGCCAGCTCGGCTTCGCTGCGGGTGTCGGAGATGGTAACCCGTGCGCCGTGCACGACAAGCCAGCGGGCCAGGTCGCGGCCCTCGATGCCGAGGGAGTAGATGAGGACGGGCAGGCCCTGGAGGGGCGGGAGCGAGGTGCCGGCGGGCGCGGTCATCGTTCCGGCACCTCCAGCGCGAGCGCGACGCCGAGCATCGCGGCGGCGATCCCGATGATCCAGAAGCGGGTGACGATTTGGGTTTCTGCCCAGCCGATGAGTTCGAGGTGATGGTGGAAGGGAGCGCGGCGGAAGATGCGCCGGCCGGTGAGTTTGTAGGAGCCAATCTGGAGGATGTTGGACCCGGCTTCGACCACGAAGATGATGCCGATGAGCGGCAGGAGGAGCCACTGGCCGGTCATCAGGGAGACGACGGCGAGGGAGGAGCCGAGCGCGAGGGCCCCGGTATCGCCCATGATGACGCGGGCAGGGTGGGCGTTGTACCAGAGGTAGCCAAGGTTCGCGCCGGCGATGATGAAGGCGAAGGTGGCGACGAATTCCTGGCCCTGGATGAAGCCGATGATGCCGTAGGCGATGAAGGCGATGAGCGTGGTGCCGCCGACGAGGCCGTCGAGGCCATCGCTGACAGCCACGGCGCTGGTGGTGGCGACGATGATGGCGGCGGCGAGCGGGATGTAGAAGAGGCCGAGGCCGTAGCTGCCCACGTAGGGGATGTTGATCGATTCGACCTCGATGTAGCGGTAGAGGACGATGGCCGCGCCGAGGGCGAAGACCGCGGTGAAGCCGAGCTTGAACCGCCAGGAGAGGCCGCCCTGGCGGCGGTCCTGGAGGGTGCCGAGGTCGTCGACGAAACCGGCGG
It encodes:
- a CDS encoding D-alanine--D-alanine ligase family protein; amino-acid sequence: MTRKRVAVIFGGRSGEHEVSIVSARSVMAALDPARWEAVPIGISRSGDWLTPDETRHALESGARAFHGLGRPLLNAAEALAALASCDVAFPLVHGTFGEDGTLQGFLEMAGMPYAGAGVAASAIGMDKALMKSIFREAGIPVARYSVIRSWEYTLHQNTSMALIDDAIGYPCFVKPANGGSSVGITKVRSREDLPRAFAAAFAYDDKAVVEEAITGRELECSVLGNEHPEASVVGEIVPDREFYDYDSKYDPASKTELYIPAPIPRAVADDARELALRMYRVMGCEGYARVDFFLTPGDRLIANEVNTIPGFTSISMYPKLWEASGLPYRQLLTRILELAFERHTRRPRP
- the murB gene encoding UDP-N-acetylmuramate dehydrogenase; this translates as MSAIERLAAEVARLGELRTAEPLARHTTFGVGGPADLFLTVRSADALAAASAAAADADVPVFILGSGSNILVADAGIRGLVIDNRARAEFLDGTTVRIESGASFAAFARRMCRRGLDGLPWAVGIPGTLGGAVVYNAGAYGGCLADVLRRVRVQLPGGRAEWVDAADLHLVYRGSRFTRGELRGRAVLECELELAPGDPAELLRRAAAYDARRLAAQPRGRSAGSTFKNPPEAPAWKLIDAVGMRGMRRGDAAISEKHANFFVNEGNATAADLRWLIEEARRRVFETFGITLEPEVEFVGAWT
- the murC gene encoding UDP-N-acetylmuramate--L-alanine ligase; amino-acid sequence: MTAPGLRGPVHLVGIGGIHMSAIAILLLERGIPVTGSDLRRSHLTDDLERRGARVFEGHAAGNLPPGTALVVATAAAKPDNPELVEAHRRGIPVFLRAEMVARLLEGKRLVAVAGSHGKTTTSSLIAFILARAGRQPMYLLGGECPDLGGHAAWGAGDIAVVEADEYRRAFLEYTPDIAVVTTVEPDHLDDFGTPEAYVEAFLAFGRRVRPGGLLLACADDPGARLVSDVLGDEPLRHETYGTEGTRYWRAAAIELGPAGGRFTLERGGRPIGTFEVRVPGIHFVRNATAAAAVALHLGVPFDAVREAVAAFRGARRRFEPVGEASGITVMDDYAHHPTEVRALIATARAAFPGRRLIGIYQPHTYSRIAYLWDEWLTCFAGLDALVVVETYAARESPEAGRSAADLAAAIAEPPARYAADFDAAVRLALETARPGDVVFTIGAGDVNEVGPRLLEALQ
- a CDS encoding UDP-N-acetylglucosamine--N-acetylmuramyl-(pentapeptide) pyrophosphoryl-undecaprenol N-acetylglucosamine transferase, whose protein sequence is MTTIVLTGGGTGGHLYPAIAVAGALRAMESPPRLVFLGPANRGERATVEAAGLEFHEVPAAPIRGRTPVGLVRSLATLTRGTLAALQRLRRLRADAVFSTGGYGSFPVSLAAWLLRRPLVVFLPDVAPGLAVRAERRFATRLATTTPAALSHLPAGRTAVTGYPVRPEFFILDRAAARSAVDVPLAEPLVVVAGASQGSRVLNDAVLAALEAVLHRAHLIHVTGQAGLEMAERARAALPPHLAGRYRPAAFRPDLPAVMLAADLGVVRAGASILGELPAAGLPAILVPGTFAGAHQRENARWLADQGAAVILEESDLGALGGRIAELLDDPARLEAMRAAARALARPSAAADIARLVMEVAR
- the ftsW gene encoding putative lipid II flippase FtsW, giving the protein MAARTGEWNPGRPDYLLVAVVALLTAFGLVAVYSASFVRSLVDFGDPYSFVLRQGIWAFGGAIGMFVMARLDYRRLRPLAVPLMGVTIALLVVVIVMGVEGGGARRWIGVGELTLQPAEFAKLTVTIYLAAWLASRGGSLRSFEHGLVPFVLIIGTVSALILLQPNLGTTLIILAITVTMFWVAGATFLQMLSLFGSGLVAITVLALGAGYRAERITAFLHAEKDPDGIGFQTLQALIAIGNGGVTGLGLGASRAKFFYLPESHTDGIFAIIGEELGLLAGLSLLLLYILLMIRGYQVARRARDEFGQLVATGITTWVAVQAFLNIGGILRVIPLTGVPLPFVSYGSNALAALLLAMGVLVSISRYGNDRGGYLDQHPVDRRPRGAIIRREQEP
- the murD gene encoding UDP-N-acetylmuramoyl-L-alanine--D-glutamate ligase, whose product is MTAPAGTSLPPLQGLPVLIYSLGIEGRDLARWLVVHGARVTISDTRSEAELAAAGAAPPEGVERVVTGQPLLDPAGFGLVAVSQSILRYNPALARARELGIPITSQMRLFLQLCPGRTIGITGSSGKSTTTALVGAMAREAGIEFVLGGNIGEPLLARLDEIRPSTTVILEISHTQLQYTDRSPHIAAVTNVTPNHLDQFSWDEYVGLKRNHIAHQSRDDIAVLNQDNAVTRAFMASVRGRLVATSIEAPLQLDGAFIEGGEIVFRRGSRVTPVVPVAEVRLRGRHNLANAVMACAIAAEAGWPVTAMARAIRTFAGVPHRLEVVGRAGGATWVNDSIATSPERTVAGLRAFDEPVVLLLGGRDKHLPLDVLQEAAALRCRAVVCFGEAGPLFHAALAGRVETALLVDALEDAVQAAAGLARPGDVILLSPAGTSFDRYSNFEARGEHFRQLVRQLPGFTPEVSP
- the mraY gene encoding phospho-N-acetylmuramoyl-pentapeptide-transferase, giving the protein MIHALYSGFITFLIALALGEPIVRYLRRRRIGKQISEYLPEHQKKAGTPTFGGFIIWLPTLVVTAVAVDWWNHQSILLPLGMIAVTAAAGFVDDLGTLQDRRQGGLSWRFKLGFTAVFALGAAIVLYRYIEVESINIPYVGSYGLGLFYIPLAAAIIVATTSAVAVSDGLDGLVGGTTLIAFIAYGIIGFIQGQEFVATFAFIIAGANLGYLWYNAHPARVIMGDTGALALGSSLAVVSLMTGQWLLLPLIGIIFVVEAGSNILQIGSYKLTGRRIFRRAPFHHHLELIGWAETQIVTRFWIIGIAAAMLGVALALEVPER